The Plasmodium gaboni strain SY75 chromosome 5, whole genome shotgun sequence nucleotide sequence ataagaaaagaaaataaatatctttattatgAAATGAAGGGTAgtgaatattatttacaaaaaaaatatttaaatttttttttaatagaaaaaaaagaaaatataaaaacaaatattaatttaatagACACAActatagatatattaaattataaaaatattttgttaatacaaatatgtaaatatgaaataaatatattatattataaaaatacatatatattgataaaaaatattcctTTTGATAATGCTATTAAAAGTTGTAAATTAAtagaaaattatttaattatcttatatgaaaattataattcttctatatatgtattaaataaaaatattataaaacaatgtctacatattattaaaaatataatttttttatataatatatgtactCTTCAttgtttaatatatgaaaataaacaagaggaaataaatatatttagctttatcaaatttttaaaagaacaaaatattttacatacaaataaaaattcattACACAAACGTATTAgtaacaataatattaatgatacatataatatattatgtgatgataaagaaaaaaagaatgaggaatttttttttgatcattttaatatatataatatatttcaaataaaaaatatatatatgctatacgattttataaaaagcaaacatattaatatagataatatatttcaattatatattcctaatataaaaaatattgaatGTTTGTCaacattatattataagaaaggacatatatatttatcatacttgtctaatacaaataaaacatttaatatttttgatatcagaaggaaaaaaataatttttaaaagtaaCAATGTAATGGGGGTTcctaaatatatatataatacaataaataaaaaatcaaacttaaaaaaaaagaataaaggaaaaataataaaatatgacGACAATAGcattgataataataataataataataataatgtgGAGGAAGGGagtaagaaaaaaattaatcaaaatgacaaatcatttataaattatttggattcagaaaaaattattaatattttattttttaaattaaataaggattattttttaatcaTATTTTTGACAGGTAGAccaatattaatatataaatcttttttttcagtaaccaaaaaaaaaaaaaataataatttattctCAAGTCTgaaatttaaaatatttgttcATAAATTTATTCAACCGTTGATGAGTAATAGTTTATATCTTTCAAAAAATCGAAACgttaatattaataataaaatgtttgatgataataattacaaGGGTTCATATATACTTTTGGATGAATCTAATTTTAAATCGTCtacaaataaaatgaaaaataaaaaaataaaaaataaaaacaaaacaaataaaaacaaaacaaatgattattataataattgtaatgttttttataattGTCTTATTGTATATCcatatatagatataaacCAAATGACAAGAAATATTagtgatgataaaaatatatcaaaagaaatatttcaaaaagatataatgaatagttattatattaattatcctatattattattatctaatTATAAGGgcaaattatatatacatcCTTTGAATAAAGAAAAACTACAACGATgttatgataataataaagaagaggaagaaacaaatgaaaacaagaataattacaatatatatcatgcatataataatatattatataatatcaaaGATATTTATGGTCATATAAAAGGTTTACATAAAATAGATAAGAATGAATTTATAAGTTTctcaaataataaatttcAAATATTTAGTATAAATGAtagtaaatataattatgttaTGTCTAAATCCACACAAGTTACTATCAGATCAGATTTTTTTCATACATCCAATAAGAAACATGAACAAACatatgaaataaatgataatcatcataataaaaataataatagcTATTTGTGTTATCAAGATGATAATGAGACATACGTTGgatatattaattcatattgtaatccatattatatcaacatacaaaatgatataatattttttttaaaaggTTCCAACTTAATAAATCTGTCACTTAATGATAACTTTTCAACCAAAAAAATGTTATCCTACCcatatattcataaaatatgtatatcGAAGGATGATTATGTTTTGAAGAAAGCACACAAATGTGGAGGAGACTATAACATgccaaaaaaaataaaatgcattaatgaaataaatgacaacaataataataatagtaataataatagtaataataataataataatagtaataataataataataataataataataataataataataattgtgatgatgataaatatgtaaataaaaaaaattgttttAATTCAACATATAATCTTTCATATGATATCACATATGGAAAGGTTCTAGCAGTTGTTGTtagaataaaatatgatgaatattattgtttgaagaaattattaaaaaaaagaattaattTACAGAAagatgaaataaaaaataatactttatatgaaaatgaagaaatacAATGTATAcctaatatatatttagatGATTGTATTAATAATCAATATACACATCAAATGAAAAGATTTTTACCTGTACATACAGAACATACAACAAACAATTTGaaagatgataatatattaagaaaaaataataaattaattcAATGTGTTAAAacatatacaaaatattataaattattattatatcatgAAAATAgtaaacatatatatggttattatatttttgaacATAGTGAAGAAATTCAATGTGTCTCTTTTGGATACcttaataataaagaatatatttatataagCACTGGATTAAATATTAACGAACGAATAGAGACACaaggaaatatatatatactcGATTTTAGTAGtatattctttaaatttaataaaaattatttagacacatattttaattcttcCCATAATATTGATGAAATTTCAAAATCAATTGATACgattcaaaaaaataacaaaaataatgaagCAGTCAGCCATATAGGAATTATAAAATCagaaacaaataataataataataataataatcatcTCAATAATGATGGCAACCATATAACTGATCCTAATCAAAAGgaagatatattaaatactgataattcaaataatcAAACCAAAActtttaaaaaaggaaaGCTACTAGTTTACATgaaaaaaacatataacAATTGTGTGTCTCAAATCTTACCCTTTTATGTTCACAcagataattataataataataatacatacggaggaagaaattataaaactattataaaaaatgaaggaaaggaatattttctaaatattgaagataaatataataattattgGAATGATATGAAAgattatcataataaatCTTATAGTAATATTCTTCATTGTATTAATTCGAAACTTTATATACATGAAGTTAATGATAACGATTTCACTAAAGGTGCTTTTcttgataataatttttatattagtgatattaaaataatgaaaaattttattataattgctgatttatttaaaggcatttttattaatatgtataattatGAAGAACAATATGATAGTCGAAGTATTATTTCCATATCcaaaaatttttatagtAACAAtctaaatatattatgttgtcattatattatattcaattcttttatatcaATCATTGCTATGGATGTTTATAACAACTTTATTGTCTTctcatataaaaattatcaaGATATTGATaatctttatatattcaattattttaattttaatagAAGAATTGTTAAATTTATTAACGCCATAAATAAACAAGATAACTCAAACATTGCTCTCTCCTTATCAAACGATGGTAGTATACATTTATTTCATCCATTAAATCATAAACGttttcttttctttaaagaaatatataatattacaaagAAATATATCTTTCCAAATCTAGCTCTAAATGTTAATACTCATTTAAAACCAGACTTATTCATCCAATCCATTGTATTAAatttgtataaaaaaacGGATAGCTATTTGgtcaaaaatattttatttgatgACTTGTTaaggtaaaaaaaaaaaaaaaaaaaaaaaaaaaaaaaaaatagcTAGCTCATATGTAActaaacaaatatatatttcaatatatatatatatatatatatatgtatatattatttatttgtttgttttatttttatgcAGACAACTTCCGTTTTACTCTAGCGAAGTGCTATACGAGttattttatgaaaagTCCAACTTGCTTCAGCATATAACCATAGTAATTccataaaaaaaaaaatatatatatatataatatatattatatttattatatatacatttatatttatttatttatttatttatttatttattttttctcttCAGGGGGAGTTTTTAAATGAGCTCCATGCATTGAGCCTAAATTAAATCATTTGTTATAACTCTAAAATTATTCTAAGATTGGCAGTGTTgtcaatatttttattcttgaattaatattttatatatatatttttttttttaaattattgATTGTTCcattttatcatttttattcattaCTTATTAATAAACCTTTAAcatatcataatatatatatatgtatgtatgtatttatttattgttatatattattatttttattttaaaattaaaattctttaaaagtatattttaatattttattagCTTCATAAATGTTATCTTTTAAGACTGTccttaaaaaatatattacgTTAAGAATTAAcacaattttttttttctttaagAACACATGGAAAATGTACTAAATAAAAGGCatttattctttttcatgaatacataaacatatatctatctatataaatatatatatatatatctttttctCATTTAAGAGGAAAAATAgcaaaagaaaaaaaaaaaaatatattaaaaattattaatatatatacatatatatatgtttgaTGGTACACGTACACACcttgaaaatatatttttttttttttttttttttttttctgtcataaaaaaataaacaattatatatatataaaaggatagtttttataatatgtatataaaataattaaatataaataattatatatatatatatatataatatatatataatatattaaaatttatgtatatttgGTTGCTAATTTTGCACATGCTCCTAAAGCAATTTTAATCATATTTTCTAATTGGTGAGGAACTAAATTATTGTCGAAATCACCTTCATCCCATTTGAATGGACATCCATCAACAATAAGAATACCACCTGTTTTAACATTTCTTAAGGTTCCTATAACCATAAGAGTAGCTAGCTCCATTTCTACAACAGCAGCATTAGCTTTAGAATAATCTTCTAATCTTGAAGGAAGAATTTTATTTGGATAATACATATCTGATGATACACTAATACCATTAAAAACTGGAACGTTTAATTCTTTTGCACATTTATTTAAAGTATCATAAACATCAAAATCACCAACTGCTGGGAAATCTCCatgaattaataaatgaGAAACTCTATCTTCCCTCACAGCTGCATTACATACACATATATCACctctttttattaaatcTGGTTGAAGAGATCCACAAGAACCTGCACGAATAATTACTTTAGCTCCATTTTGACATAGTTCTTCAAAACATACAGCACAACCTGCTGAACCTACACCATGACTAACACATAAAAATTTCTGACCCTTATAATGACATTCTACACTTTTGTATTCTCTATTGTATGCTAAATCAACATATGAATCACATACTACTTTAACCTTGTCAACTCTTCCTGGATCTCCTACAACTAAAACAACTGGTGTTATTTGTTCCTTGGTTAATTTTAAATGACGTATAAGATTATCCATTTTAAAGAATTcttaattatatatatgtatatggaaaaaaaattactAACACtgtataaaatatatattatatatatatatatatatatatatatatatttttaagtatttttaaaataatagtttttatgataaaaaatataaattaaaattaaaaaataattataatattttttatacaataatatttataaacatattttatgaaaCGTGAGAAtacaaaaagaaattattattattttgtttttttaataataaaaatatatttaattccaaaaataaaaataaaaaataaataaaaaaaaaaaaaaaatataattatattaatacatacatacatatatatatatatagaaatatagaatataaaatattgttgatacataatatatatatatatattatatgtataaaaaaatttaatcGTTATTTTGTAGGgattttatatatatgtcatAACATATACTACCgtgataaaaaaaaaaaatataaaaaaataaagaaaaaagaaagaaagttataattttatttaaaaatagCTAAAAATCACATATTTATGCaacatttataaaagattattttcttttattttttttttttttttgagCATAATAGcatattataaaagaaatatagGAAAGgatttcttttttttttttttttttttttttttttttttttttttaacttttttttaattttttttataaatttaaaaataaaaattttataNNNNNNNNNNNNNNNNNNNNNNNNNNNNNNNNNNNNNNNNNNNNNNNNNNNNNNNNNNNNNNNNNNNNNNNNNNNNNNNNNNNNNNNNNNNNNNNNNNNNNNNNNNNNNNNNNNNNNNNNNNNNNNNNNNNNNNNNNNNNNNNNNNNNNNNNNNNNNNNNNNNNNNNNNNNNNNNNNNNNNNNNNNNNNNNNNNNNNNNNNNNNNNNNNNNNNNNNNNNNNNNNNNNNNNNNNNNNNNNNNNNNNNNNNNNNNNNNNNNNNNNNNNNNNNNNNNNNNNNAAAggatttttttttttttttttttttttttttttttttctttattacaacttttttaaatttgGTTGATAAagttaaaaataaatatattatatatatatatatatataatatagcattacaaaaaaaaatactagtagaaatataaataaaaaaaaaataggttaattaattaaatgttaaaataaaaacatattaaaatgaaaccttaaaaaaaaatattaaaataaaaaattaaaaatcACGCCAccatataaattattttaaataagtgacaacatatatataatatatatatattatatagatatatattgaataacgtatattttatatatataattattttattttcattatatcAATGTATCTCCATATAATTCTTTTCctattttataaattattaattattatatttcaataataatacttctctacatataaatatatatatatatatatatatatatatatatgtaatacCTGAAAATATTGTGCATACTCTTTAATATACTTATCATTTCAAATGATCATTTTTTCGTTTGTTTTTGGAATTCATGTTATCCAACGCTATTAAACTGATGTTCGCTCGTAATTCCTGAATTccaaaatattttaaacTTGAAAcattatgtatatattcatttatattaaagTCACACATTTCGTAATTCAAATTATTGTAgttcttatttttatttttattttcattgTATACTTTTactttctttttataattatcaatAATAGAAAGGATCTTGATCATTAAGTTATGCAATCANNNNNNNNNNNNNNNNNNNNaaaaaaaaaaaaaaaaaaaaaaaaaaaaaaaaatagcTAGCTATCAactaaaaatatatacctattaaattatacatatatggcataataaagaaaagtATATTaggaaaaataaattgtatacatttttattcttcaaaaaaatatatatatatatatatatatatatatatatatatatatatatttatgtatatttatttattttgttacGTTAAGTTTGTCAATTTTAGTTATGATAATTTGGAATggtattttttttgttattagcatatctaataaaataaaatcataAGTACTAAAAGATTCAGTGGACTCAATTAAACACAAAGCACGTTTTAAGTTCTTTGCTctatttaaatattcttcAATTAATATAGACCAGTTATTTCGTAATTCCTTTGATACTTTTGCATATCCATATCCAGGTAAATCCACAATAgataaataatttaataaattgaaaataaataaatgcCGAGTTCTTCCCTGcacaatttttttttttttttcataaaataatgaaatgaaaataagaaaaataaatatacacacatacatatatatatatatatatatatataaatatttatatatcaatgtctatatgttttatatttactGGTGTATTGGATGCTTGTGAAACTTCTCTATAATTCAGTAACGCATTTATTAAACTGGACTTTCCAACATTTGAACGACCAAATATAGCTATCTATATgtgaaatatttaaataggataattaaaataaaatatacatatatatatatatacatacatatgtgtaacatattttaagtcttatatttttaagaacttttaatttcattttattttttataaattgTATACTTGAGGAATATTTGATggtttatatttatgaattGTTTGAGCTACATACACAGGATGTGCAATAATTTTagaattaaatattatatttgcTTTTTTAATCTACAATAATATGAAGAAAGTATAAATGtacacataatatatatttacataaacatttatttattaattttttttttttttatttctttttaaattaatacatattCGTCTCCTAGCCAAAATGgattttcttcattatttaaaaaattaatgtTTAGAAATGGTTTAGCCAAGTAAGGTATTActacaaaaaataaaatatatattatatatatatatatatatatatatatatattttaattttaattttacaaatttccttttttttttttttttttttcctttataCCTTTTGTAGACgtttcattttttatgaatacACGTTTggatatatttatcatttttataatggTAACTTCCAATGaaattcattttatttcattttattttttatggAGAAAAGACCTctgatataaatataaaaaaaaaaaaaaaaaaaaaaaaaaactggaaataaaatagaaattCACTTCATATTTGTAAATAACagtaataaaatattttattaaaatattcaaaaaaatataatatcatatatattacatgGCTTAATAAAgatgtataaatataacattatattacttttttttcaaatgataaaaaaatatggtatatatttttttatatatacagaaataatttattgagcacatataaaattataacatcttaaatataatattatgataaatatatatatatatatatatataatatttatataaaatattattatatatctattaatttttttccatttttttacatataaacaaataaataattatatatatatattataatcCTTATTacatgaaaaaaataaaataataataataatttttttttttttttttttttattattattattattattatatataacaaaattaaaatataactttattcatttgaggaattatcaaaattatgttatttttcttatccacctttatttttttatatctattatttattttgtaataaCCTTTATACatttgtaatttttttttcattccctttatatatatatataatatatacaatcTAATTAATAATGGCAAGAtttaatatgtaataataaatatgttcATTGTGATATATTgtcatataattattttaaaagaatagaataataaatgttttcatttatttttttttttcatttctttcTACATAAACTGGAAGCAATATAAAAGTCAAGAtatttatcaaaaaaaaaaaaaaaaaaaaaaaaaaatgttacCGTTTAGACCTTTAAGTCAGTTTGTTTTTCAGTTTTTGATCATAACATCAACAGCATTGGGTAAAGCATTTATACAAGTaagttttaaaaaatgaaaaggattaaatataaataaataaatatatatatatatatatatatatatatatatatatatatatataaacgTAGTAGTTATTTATAAACATTCTAATTACCCCTACAACATCAGTATATTCATGTAGatattaatataacaataaaCGTGTAcattgtttttatttattattttttatattttttaaattgGGCATTTCTGAAAAAatcaataaataaatatattatatatatatatatatatatatatgtttatatttatatttaattatttatttgatttgTTTATACCTATTTTTATAGGCTTATAgagaaataataaaaaataaacacaatacacattttataaaagaaaaatacAACCCTTGTATGAATATAGAAGAAgctttaaatatattaaacgTGGATAAAAccaaaatatataaaaatttaaataaagaagaattAATGTCTTTAAAAGATGAAATAACAAATAGACACTTgattttaaataaattaaatgaGAAAAATGGACCATACAATGGTTCTGCctatatacaaaaaaagGCCAGAATTGCAAAGGATATTTTGTTTCAGCATTTAAAATTACAATAAAAAGAGAAAAcaacaaatatatatatatatatgtatatatatgtgtatgtatatttttgatataCCTTTATATTTGGTTActatattttaatttatttttaatttttttttttttttttttttttgtgatgtataaaaatatatacatattatttatatatatttacatatttgtattattaaaattCTGAAATTTTAAACCCacaaaattaatttttttaaaattatatatataaaagaatagCAGATAAGTttgtatattaaaatataaatttatgtatatctgtaattcatattttattatgataaaataaaattaaaatgcaactatattattatgcacaattagaaaatttatatcaatatattatttatttttttttttatatatttttatctataatttattttgaaatTGTTATCatgttttgttttttttaaataaactacgcataatataaatataaatatatatatatatatatatatatatatattatatatatgttgtattttttttgaactacattttaaaaataaacttttaatttaaatgaaaaataaaataaagcatacgtattatatatatatattaatataatgtTTATATACTGGACGacaaaaaaatgttaaatatgtttatatatacatgttAGTACCATTTGTTTATAATAACTTGAAGAATCaaattatttcttttcaCGTTTTTCTTTTCTGCTTTGTTCTAAAgttatattatcatattttcttttttttaaataattgGAAAATGTTATGGTTGGTATTTTCTGAACAATTAAGGCGTTTTCTTTTCCTCTTGGATATTTTTGCATGTAATAGTCAATATCAAAATGTCTCTTACAACtattataattcatatatcTAATTTTTCCGAATATATTTCGTTCATTCCAACTTTGATCATGTATTGCCATAATTGAGGACATGATTGAAACATATCCATATGGACTTTTTGCATCAATAGCAAAATCATCATTTAATTTCATGGCATATTTTAAAGCTGTTTTCGAATTGCCTGACCAGTTCAGAATTTGTTTGCACCAATACATTCTCAAAAATTCATGAATTATACCTTCATTAATTAATTGCAATTGAGCACAATTCCATAAATCTTCATGTGTCTTAGCATTTTTGAAGTCTTcataatcatataaatattctCTTTTATCTGCATCgtgtttttttaaagaatcTTTTGCCCAGTCTTTTCCTCCATTAAAATTgtcataatttttattgtaATAACAGAAATTGTCAGCTAGCTCTTTTTTCATTACCATTTCTTCGTTGAATGTTTCTTTTCCACGGATGGTGTTAATGGAAGGGAAGTTGTGTGCGTACTTGTTGACTTCCAAAACACACctaaaaaatataataaaatgaaaaaaataaaaaataataaaaaaaataaataaataaaaaataatgtaataCATATATCTTCAACAGGGTTAAGAATAATACGAAACGGAAggtataatatatatatatatatatatttttatttttttatttttttatttttttatttttttccaaATTTTTCCTATTACCTTTGAGATGAGATAATTCCAAAGTTAATATAAGGTGTCAAGAGATTAGTCATTTCACTGTTGGGATCATTTTTCTTCAagttatatttttccaATTTGTGTGAACAGAaattttgtaatatttCATGAGCCTTTTCCTCAGTACATACAAAGTTCAATAAGACAGGACAAGGAATATATACTGTGAGTTTATTAAAAACTTCAGATATAGAAAATGGTTCAGgatatttaataatttgaTCAAACATTTCTAATTCTATATATTCAATAAGAAAAGTTGAAAGATGTGTTTGTATTTTTGGTTTTATAGTTCTTGAAGAATTTTCTTCTATGTTAGATGTTAGCCACATGGGAACAATATTATGTGAATCCActtgaattatttttattttttttttatttgataattCTACTAAATtttgtataaatattttagTCTGATTTAGGGGATTAAAATCACAAATAATAGTTTTTATTTCATGAATTCTTAGAAATTCCATAAATTCATCTATCATATAAATTGCTAATACATAAAATGGTATAttcaattttattttcatgttttcttctaaattttttaaaaccTTTAATTTGATATCTATATGTCTTTTAGGAAATTCTTCTTTTCTATTTAAATAGGTGCATGCATATAAattagtttttttttttttggcTTGTTCATATGCATATATGAGGGC carries:
- a CDS encoding putative GTP-binding protein: MINISKRVFIKNETSTKVIPYLAKPFLNINFLNNEENPFWLGDEYIKKANIIFNSKIIAHPVYVAQTIHKYKPSNIPQIAIFGRSNVGKSSLINALLNYREVSQASNTPGRTRHLFIFNLLNYLSIVDLPGYGYAKVSKELRNNWSILIEEYLNRAKNLKRALCLIESTESFSTYDFILLDMLITKKIPFQIIITKIDKLNILSIIDNYKKKVKVYNENKNKNKNYNNLNYEMCDFNINEYIHNVSSLKYFGIQELRANISLIALDNMNSKNKRKNDHLK
- a CDS encoding putative mitochondrial import inner membrane translocase subunit TIM16; the protein is MLPFRPLSQFVFQFLIITSTALGKAFIQAYREIIKNKHNTHFIKEKYNPCMNIEEALNILNVDKTKIYKNLNKEELMSLKDEITNRHLILNKLNEKNGPYNGSAYIQKKARIAKDILFQHLKLQ